The Micromonospora siamensis genome contains the following window.
GGGCCGGCTGGCGGCTGGCGGCGCTGCGCGGCTACGACCTGTTCCCGATGACCCAGCACGTCGAGCTGGTCGGCCTCTTCCTGCCGCCGGCCTGAGCCTTCTGTTGCCGGGCGCAGCTGGTTAGCCTGGCCCGGTGAAGATCGTCGGGTTGATGTCCGGGACGTCGTACGACGGGGTGGACGTGGTGGCGGCCGAGTTCACCCGGGCCGGCCAGACGCTGCGGATGCGCCCGCTGGGGCACCGGGAGCTGGGCTACGACGACGAGCTGCGGTCGGCGATCGGCGCGCTGCTGCCCCCGGCGGCCACCACGATCGAGGCGGTCTGCCGGCTGGACAACCGGCTCGGCGAGGTCTTCGCCGAGGCGGCGGCGCTCGGCGTCGAGCTGGCCGGCGGGCAGGCCGACGCGGTGGTGTCGCCCGGGCAGACCGTCTTCCACTGGGTCGACGCCGGGACGGTCCGGGGCACCCTCCAGCTGGGTGCGCCGGCCCGGTTGGCGGCGCGGGTGGGCGTACCCGTGCTGTCGGACCTGCGGTCGGCGGACGTGGCGGCCGGCGGGCAGGGCGCGCCGCTGGTGCCGGCCTTCGACGCCCTGCTGCTCGACGCGGCCGACGGGCCGCGGGCGGCGCTCAACCTGGGCGGCATCGCCAACCTCACCGTGGTCGCGCCGGAGGCGCCGGTCCTCGGGTACGACGTGGGCCCGGCCAACGCGCTGCTCGACGCCGCCGCCCGGAAGCTGCTGGACCGGCCGTGCGACACCGACGGGGCCCGGGCGGCCGCCGGCCGGGTGCACCCCGCACTGCTGGCGCTGCTGCTGGCCGAGCCGTACTACGCGGCGGCGCCACCCAAGTCCACCGGCAAGGAGCTGTTCCACGCCGGCTACCTGGACGCGAAGCTGGCCGCGCTCGGCGAGCCGGTGGCCGCCGACGACGTGCTGGCCACGCTGACCGAGCTGACCGCGGCGACGGTGGCCGCCGAGTGCGACCGGCACCGGGTGACCGAGGTGGTGGCCGCCGGCGGCGGGGTGCGCAATCCCACACTCACCGGCCGGCTGGCCGCGCTGGGGGCCGGCCGGTGGCGGCTGCGCACCACCGACGAGCTGGGCGTACCGGCCCAGGCGAAGGAGGCGTACGCGTTCGCCCTGCTGGGCTGGCTCTCCTGGCACGGACTGCCGGGGGCGCTGCCCTCGGTGACCGGGGCCGCGCGGGCCGCCGTGCTGGGCTCCTGGACCCCTTCCGGGCCGTCCCGGGCGGCCGAGCCACCCGTCCCGCCGCGCCGGCTGGTGGTGTCGGGCTGACCTGCGGTGCCGCACGGCCGAGCTGCGGAGTGTCGGACGGCCGATAGACTCTCCGGTCATGAGTGTTGAAGAGGGCACGGCCAACCACGGTCGGCTGCTGGACACCGTTCGTGGCCCCCAGGACGTCAAGCGGATGTCGGGGGAGCAGCTGGACATCCTCGCCGCCGAGATCCGTGACTTCCTGATCGCGAAGGTCTCCCGCACCGGCGGGCACGTCGGCCCGAACCTGGGCGTGGTGGAGCTCACCCTGGCCATGCACCGGGTGTTCGACTCCCCGCGGGACCGCCTCCTGTTCGACACCGGCCACCAGGCGTACGTGCACAAGATCGTCACCGGGCGGCAGGGCGGCTTCGACAAGCTGCGCCAGCGTGGCGGCATCTCGGGCTACCCGAGTCAGGCCGAGAGCGAGCACGACCTGATCGAGAACTCGCACGCCTCCACCGCCCTGTCCTACGCCGACGGCCTGGCCAAGGCGTACGCGCTGCGCGGCGAGCAGCGCGCCGTGGTGGCCGTGGTCGGCGACGGCGCGCTCACCGGCGGCATGTGCTGGGAGGCGCTGAACAACATCGCCACCTCCGGCAACCCCCTCGTCATCGTGGTCAACGACAACGGCCGGTCCTACTCGCCGACCATCGGCGGCCTCGCCGACCACCTGTCGTCGCTGCGGCTCAACCCCGGCTACGAGAAGGTGCTCGACACCGTCAAGGACGCGCTCGGCAACACCCCGTTCGTCGGCAAGCCGATGTACGAGGTGCTGCACGCGGTCAAGAAGGGCATCAAGGACGCGGTCGCCCCGCAGGCCATGTTCGAGGACCTGGGCATCAAGTACGTCGGGCCGGTCGACGGCCACGACGTCGCCGCCGTCGAGTCGGCGCTGCGCGCCGCCAAGAACTTCGGCGGCCCGGTGATCGTGCACGCGGTCACCCGCAAGGGCTACGGCTACCGCGCCGCCGAGGAGGACGAGGCGGACCGCCTGCACGGCCCGGGCGGCGCGTTCGACATCGAGACCGGCAAGCTGCTCGCCGCCCCGTCGGTGAAGTGGACCCACGTCTTCGCCGACGAGCTGGTGGCCATCGCCGACGAGCGCCCCGACGTGGTGGGCATCACCGCCGCGATGGCCGAGCCGACCGGCATCGCCACCCTGGCCCGCAAGCACCCCGAGCGGGTGTACGACGTGGGCATCGCCGAGCAGCACGCCGCCACCTCGGCGGCCGGCCTGGCGATGGGTGGCCTGCACCCGGTGGTCGCCGTCTACGCCACCTTCCTCAACCGCGCCTTCGACCAGGTGCTGCTGGACGTGGCGATGCACAAGCTGCCGGTCACCTTCGTGCTGGACCGGGCCGGCATCACCGGTCCCGACGGGCCCAGCCACTACGGCATCTGGGACATGTCCGTCTTCGGGGTGGTCCCCGGCCTGCGGATCGCGGCCCCGCGTGACGCGGCGACGCTGCGGGAGGAGCTGCGGGAGGCGGTGGCCGTCGACGACGGCCCCACCATCGTCCGGTTCCCGACCGGCGCCGTCGCCGCCGACCTGCCCGCGCTGCGCCGGGTCGGCCCGGTGGACGTGCTCGCCGAGTCGGCCCGTACCGACGTGCTGCTGGTGGCCGTGGGCTCCTTCGGCCAGCTCGGCATGGAGGTCGCCGCCCGGGTCGCCGAGCAGGGCTACGGCGTGACCGTGGTCGACCCGCGGTGGGTCCGCCCGGTCCCGGCCGAGCTGGTCGAGCTGGCCGCCGGGCACCGCCTGGTGGTCACCGTCGAGGACGGCGTCCGGGTCGGCGGGGTGGGCGACGCGCTCGCCCAGGCGATGCGGGACGCCGACGTCCGGGTGCCGCTGAAGGACCTGGGTGTGCCGGCCGACTGGCACCCGCACGGCACCCGCGCGCAGATCCTGACCGACCTGCGGCTCACCGCTCAGGACGTGGCCCGGGACGTGACCGGCTGGGTCTCCGGCCTGGACGCGCAGCCGATCGAGCCCGCCGACCAGCCCGACGGGGCCGCGGCCCAGAACTGACGTACGGCGAGAGGGACGGCCCGGGGATCCCCGGGCCGTCCCTCTGCGTGTCTGCGAGCGGTCAGCGACCGCCGACCGAGCGCTGGTACGTCTTGCCGGAGCCGGTCAGCCGGAAGGTCTGCCGGTCGGCGGCCTGCGGCACCACCACCAGCCCCGGCCGGTCCACCAGCCGCGGGGTGCCAGGTGGCACCGCCAGCGGGGCGTCCAGGTCGGCCTGCCAGGTCAGCACCACCAGCGGGTGGCCCGGCACCGGCAGCACGTACGCCTGTAGCGGGTTGGACCGGTCGGCCCGGGACAGGATCTGCTCGCCGCCGCCCGGTGCCCGGTAGCGCACCGCGCTCATCTCGCCGTGGCCGGTCCGCCAGACCAGCCGGGTCAGCCGGCCCGCGTGGCGACCGTCCGGGGCGACCGGGCCGAGCGCGCGTTCGGTCAGCTCCGCCAGCGGCCAGGACTCGGGCACCGACGCCGGCGCGTCCCGGTCGCCGATCCGGCGGGGGACGCTGCCGAACGGCCCGTCCCTGCCGGCCAGCAGGCAGGTGTCCAACCCGGTGAGGGCCTGCCCGCCGGAGCCGGTCTCGTCGCGGACCAGCGGGTAGCGCGGGTCGGTGGTGGCGGTGCCCAGGTCGAGCAGCCGGTCGGCGGCCCGGCCCTGGGGCAGGGTGGCGGTCGCCCGCAGCGTCGCGGTGACTCCGACGGCGCGGCAGGCCGGAACGTCGACCGGTTCGCTGAGCCCGTCGGCGACGGCCAGCGGCCGGCCGTCCGGCCCGAGCAGCCGCTCGACCCGGGCGGAGGTGAGGTAGCGCCGGCCCGCGTCGGAGCGCACCGGCAGCACGTCGGCGTAGACCAGGTAGCCGGGGTCGGTGTACTCGCTGGCCCGGCGGACCGCGTACCGGTCGCCGTCGCGGCCGAGCTGCAGCAGCCAGGAGGCGCCCTCACCGGGCACGTCGGCGGCGACCAGCGCGACCGGCTCGCCGTCCACCTCGCCGGACCAGAGGATGCCGGAGGAGGACAGGTGGGCCCGGTCGTCCTCGGGGGAGCGCCAGCGGCGTACCGCCTCGGTGACCTCGGCGGTGGCGGTGGGGTCGCCGGCGAGGGTGCCGCGGGCCGGCCACACCTTCAGCTTGCCGTCCAGGCTGTCGTACCCGACGGGGAGGTCTTCGGGCTTGAGGTCGGCGACCGGGCCGCAGCCGGCGGCGGTGAGCAGCAGGGTGAGCAGCGCGGTGGCGATGGTGCCGCGCCGGCGGGCTGGAGCCACCTGTACGCCCCCGAATTCACGTCGCGGTCGGTGTCGAGGGCCCATGGTACGAGACGTCCGTCGGGCAGGACCGGTTAGCGGAGCCGGGTATCGTTCGTAACACAAGTGACACCCGTGAGCATTCGCGAAGTATTTCCACCCCGGTAGACTCCGCAAACTGTGACGTCTACTGACCTACGTGGCGAATCCCCGCCGGCCGTCGACGCCCGACACGTCGAATCGCACGCCGTTGCAGCCACACTGGTCGATGCCACAGCGCCGCTCGGCGACCTCCGGCCCGCGCCGCCGACCGCCCCGGCGCCGGTCGAGGCGACCCCGTCGCCGGCACCCGCTCCCCGCCCCCGACGCCGCCCGGACCGCCGGGACCTGGCCGTGTACGGCCTCTTCCTGCTGACCGCCCTCTGGGTCACCAGCCGCATCTGGGCCGACCCGGCCGGTCGGGTGGCGTCGCTCTACAGTAGCGACCCGGCCCAGGTGCAGTTCTTCCTCGCCCACTCGGTACGCGTGGTGCTGCACGGCGAATTCCCGTTCTACACCGACCAGTTCAACTATCCGGACGGCGTGAACCTGATGGCCAACACGGCCATCCTGGCGCTCGGCATCCCGATGGTGCCGGTCACCCTCCTGTTCGGACCGGCGGTCTCCTTCGTGACGCTGGTGACCCTGGGCCTGGCCGGCACCGCGGCCGCGTGGTACCACGTGCTCTCCCGGCACGTCCTGCGCCACCGGCCGGCCGCCCTGGTCGCCGGCTGGTTCTGCGGCTTCTCCCCGGCGATGCTCGCCCACGCCAACTGGCACCCGAACATCATCTCCCAGTTCCTGCTGCCCTTCCTGGTGTGGCGGGCGCTGGTGCTCACCCGCACCACCCGCCCGGTACGCGACGGCGCGCTGCTGGCCCTGCTGGTCACCGTCCAGGCCTTCATCAACGAGGAGATCCTGCTCTTCACCGCCCTGGGCATCGGGGTCTTCCTGCTCGCCATGCTGGCCCAGCAGCCGGCCCGGTGGCGGTCGGCGTGGCGTCCGCTCGGCGCCGGGCTGGCGGTCTGCGCGGCGCTCGCCGGGGCACTGCTGGCGTACCCGCTGTACGTGCAGTTCGCCGGGCCGATGGCGTACCACGGGCTCAGCGACGCGGTCCGCGACTACGGCAACGACCTCGCCGCCTTCGTCACCCCCGGCTCGGCCACCCTCGGCGGCAACCAGCGGGCCAACGCCAACCTGGCCCCGAACTACTCCGAGGAGAACGCCTTCTTCGGCTGGGGCCTGACCCTGATCGCGGTCGGCATCGTGGTCTGGCTGCGCCGGGAGCCGCTGGTCCGGGCGCTCGCCGCGACCGGCCTGTTCTTCGCCGTGCTCTCCCTCGGCGAACGGGTCTCCTGGTGGGACCGGGACCTGGTCACCGGCCCGTGGCAGCTGCTGGTCCGGCTGCCGCTGCTGGACGCCGTGGTGCCCACCCGGTTCGGCATGATCACCAGCGTGGTGGTGGGCGTGCTGCTGGCCCTGGCCGTACGGCGGGCCCTCGCGCTGCGGCTCCCGGACCGGCGCACGGTGCGTACCCTCACCAGCGCGGTGCTGGCCGTCGCCCTGCTGCCGATCGCGCCCATGCCGTTGCAGGTCGTCTCCCGCCCGGCGGTGCCGGAGTTCATCACCTCCGGCCGCTGGCGGCCCTACGTCGGGGCCGAGCAGACCCTGGTGCCGGTCCCGGTGCCCAGCATGGGCAACACCAACGGGATGCGCTGGGCGGCCTCGGCCAACCTCGACTTCAAGATCCCCGGCGGCTACTTCCTCGCCCCGCGCAACGGCAACACCGGCGACCCCGGCCAGTTCGGTGGCCGGCCCAGCGGATTCGGTGACCTGTTGCAGCGGGTGTCGAAGACCGGCCGGGCGGACCGGCTGGACGAGCGGCAGCGCCGCCGCAGCCTGGACGAGCTGCGGCACTGGCGGGCGGCCGTGCTGGTGCTGCCGGTCGGCCAGCCGAACGCCGAGCCGCTGCGGCGCACCGTCGAGCAGGTGGCCGGGCCCGGCCGGCGCGAGCTGGACGTGTGGGTGTGGGACGTCCGCCGGCTGACCGAGCCGCGCGGCCCGCGGCCCCGGGCCACCGCCCGCTGATCCTCCCCGGTCAGGGCACCAGCGGCCGGACGTCCCAGAGCCAGACGTCGTCCACCCGGCGGCCCGGGCCGAGCAGCCCGGTGAGCAGCTCCCGCAGGGCCGCCTCGCGGGGGTGGGCGCCGAGCACCACCACCGACGCCCGCCAGAAGGTCAGGTCCTCCACGGCCCGGCGGCGGTCCGCCTCCGTCAGCGCCGGCACCCGGCCGGTGTCCACCGTGGCGTAGATCAGCTTGGTGGTCGGCCGGTTCGGGGTGCCGAACACTCCCTCGCCGTCGCTGTTCGGGCCGATGAAGTAGCCCCCCGGCACCGGGAACTCGTGCAGGGTCAGCGCGCTCCAACGCAGCGTCGCCAGTCCGTGCCCGTTGTTCGGCACCGGCACCGGCACCAGGGTCCGCCCGGCCGGGACGTACGGCCGCCAGCCGCCCGAGGTGATGAAGTGCGGCGGCGGGTCGACCGGCTGCGCCGGCAGCGGCCGGGGGACCAGCGGCAGCACGGCCAGCGCGATCGCCGCGTAGCCGACCGGCCGGACCCAGCGGGGCCGGCCCGGCGCCTCCGGCGCGGGGGTCACCGCGTCCCAGGCGAGGGCCAGCAGCACGCCGAGCGCGCCGGCCACCACCAGGGCCAGCCGGGTCGGCATCATCATCTCGACCAGCGGCAGGTCGTCCGGCACGTACGCCCACGGGCCGTCGACGCCGGTCAGCTTCCCGTCGAAGCGCACCCGCGGCCCGATCGAGGCGACCGTGAAGACCACCACCAGCACCGCGACGACCCGGGCGGCCGGTGAACGCCGCCAGAGCAGCACCAGCGCGGCCAGCGCCAGCAGCACCAGCGGCCAGCCGAACCAGCTGTTCTGCTCGGTCAGCCCGATGGTCCGCTCCACCGCCTCGTCACCGGCCCAGGTGTCCCGGGCGAAGGTGACGAAGGCCATCAGGTCCTCGCCCCAGCTGTGGAACACCCCACCCTGCAACCCCCGGTAGGACTGCGGGCCGGTGAACTGGAACCACACCGGGTAGGCGATCAGCAGCAGCGCCAGCCCGCCACCGAGGCCCAGACCGGCCGCGAAGACGCCGGCCCGGGCCCGCGCCGCCCGGGGCCGGGCCAGCAGGTACGTGAGCACCACCACCAGGCAGGCCAGCGCGGTGAGCAGCAGCATCTCCTCGTTGACGAAGACCTGGTAGGCCACCAGCAGACCGAGCACGACGCCGTCGCGCCGCCAACTCCGCCCCGGCCCGCCGAGCAGCAGCACCCGGGCCACGATCAGCGGCAGCAGGAAGTTGGAGGCGAAGTTCGGCTGCCCGTTGGCGTGGTGCACCACCCCGGGGGCGAAGCCGACGAAGGCGCCGCCGACGAAGGCCGCCGCCCGCGACCGCACCAGGTGCCGGGAGAGCATCCAGTACGCCGTACCCGCCGTGGTGGCCAGCGCCCCGCCCAGGTAGAGCGCGTAGGTGACCTGCGGGCCGAACAGCAGGGTCAGCGGCGCCAGCGGCAGGGTCACCCCGAGCAGCGAGGTGTTGGCCATCATGTTCACCCCGTCCGGGGCGTTCTGCCGGGTGCTGAACAGCGGGTTCTCCAGGTGCCGCACGGAGTGCGCGCCGTGGGCGAAGAGCCACTCGAACCAGCTGTGGTCGGTCGGCAGGTGGGACGACACCCGGTGCTGGACGTCCACCCAGTAGTTGAGGCAGACGAAAACACCGAGGAGCGCATAGGCTCCGATGGCCAACACGTCGACCCGGGTCGGCCGCCGGAGTCGCCGGCCGGCGTCACCGTGGTCGACAGGCCCGTCGACCACGGATTCGGTCGCAATGTTCAACGAGGGTTCCACCACCGGCACAGCCACGACGCGCCATCGTACAGGCGGGGAGGCGTCGCACCTGCCGGCCCGGGACGGTCGGGAGGTCCAGGTGACGGTCATCGACCTGGGCGAGCTGCGCGACGATCCCGACGAGGACCGCCGCGAGCCCCGGCCGCCCCGGTCCGTCGGCCGACCGCTGCGCCTGGCCCTGGTGCTGGCGTTGGTGCTCGCCACCGTGGCGGGCGCCGACGCGGGGCGCGAGAGACTGCCCGCCCTGGTGCCGGCGCCCACGGGCGCCACCCCGTTCCTCGCCGCGGAACGGCTCTACGTGGTCGAGCCGGGCCCCGACCGGCAGAGCCCCGGCACGCTGGTCGCCTATCCGCTGCCGGCGGCCGGCCGGCGGGGGCCGCTGCGGCCGGCGCCGCTGTGGCGGGCGGGCCTGCCCGGCCGGGGCGAGATCTTCGGGGCCCTGGAGCTGGCCGGGACGGTGGTGGTGACCGGCACGGCGGTCCGGGACGACACCTACCTGACCGCCGCGTTCGACCGGGCAACCGGGACACTGCGGTGGCAGCAGCCCGGCGTGGCGATCAGCGGCGGCCGGGAACTGCTGGTGCAGACCGGCCCGGCACAGGGGACGACGGGCACGGTCCGCCGGGTCGACCCGGCCACCGGGCACGCGCTCTGGTCGGTGCCGAGTTCGCCCGACGCGCTGCACGTCGGGTGGCGGGACGACCGGGTGGATCGGCTGGTGCTGGTGCCGACCGAGGGTCCGGTGGAGGTGTGGGACGCCCGCTCCGGGCGCCGACTGCGCGCCGCCGACCTCGCCCCGGGTGCGTTGCCGCAGTACCAGCGGGCGCAGATCGTCGACGACCTGCTGCTGCTCCTGCCCGACGCCAGCACCGTCATCGCGTACGGACTGGAGAAGCTGGACCGGCGCTGGCAGGTCGACCTTCCGCTGGTCGGCTACCTGACGTCCTGCGCAGCGCTGATCTGCGCGCTCGGCCAGACCGGCGGGATCCGGGCGCTGGACCGGGCGACCGGCCGTACCGTCTGGAGCGACCAGCGTGGGCAACCGGTCGACGAGCGGGACGGCCGACTGCTGGTCACCGAGCCCGGCCCGCCCGGAGCCGGCCCGTTGCGGCTGGTCGACGCGGCCACCGGCCGCGTCGAGGCCGACCTGGGCGACTGGGAGCTGGTCCGACGGCTGCGGCGCGACGATCCGCCGGTCGGCGTGCGCCGGGCCGGTGAGGACAAGGTGCTGGTCGCCGACCTCGACCTGGCCGCCGGTGCGGTGGGTAACCTGGACGTGCTGGTCGGCGCCACCGGAGACTGCCAGGCCAACCCGGATGTGCTGCTCTGCTCGCGCGACGACGGCACGTTCGGCCTGTGGCAGCGGGAGCGGTGACGCCTTGTCGATGATCGAGCTGGGCGAGCTGCGGCACGGGGACGACGACGACCCGCGGCCCGACCCGGTCCGGGCCGCCCCGCCGGCCCGCGCCGGCCGGGTCCTGCTGGTGCTGCTGCTGGTGCTGCTCACCGCCGCCGGGTCCGCGCCCGATCCGGTGCGGCGGGAGTACGTGACGTTGCCCGGTCCCCAGGTGTCGACCTTCGAGCTGGCCGACGGCCGGCTCTTCGTGGCGGACGGTCCGCAGAGCATGCGCCCGACCACGGAGGTGGTCGCCTACCAGGTCCCCGAGGGGCGGCGGCTGTGGCGGATGCCGCTCGTCCGCGGTCACCGGGTGCTCGGCCTCACCGTCGAGGCCGGCACCCTGCTGATCGCGAGCAGCCCGGCCGGCAACGGTCAACCGGCCACCACCGCTGTCGACGTGGCCAACGGGCGGGTGCGCTGGCAGCGGGACGGCTACCCGCTCTTCGGCCGGGAGGGCACCGTGCTCCTCCAGGCCGGCTCCGGGACGGACCCGGGCAACCTCGAGGCGGTCGGCGTCACCTCGGGCCGGGTGCGCTGGACCCGGCCCTGGCCCACCACCGGGACCACCTTCGAGTACGGCGACCCGGCCGGGGTGGGCCGCTTCCTGCAGCTCGACCGGCGGGGCCGGGTGCAGGTGTACGACGCGCGGACCGGTGACCTGATCGTCGCCGGCCCGATCGTGCCCGCCAGCCACGGGTTCTACGACCGCGTCGACACCATCGGCGGGCTGCTGCTCGTCGAGGACGGCTCGGGGACGGTGTACGCGTACGGCCTGGACCGGCTCGACGCGCGGTGGCGCCTGCGATTGCCCGTCGAGGCCCGCGACGGGTGGGGCTACCAGGACTGCGGAGACGTCATCTGCCTGGTCACCGGCGAGTCCGGGGCGCAGGTGATCGATCCGGCGACCGGGCGGATCCGGTGGAGCACGGACCGGGCGGACGGCTTGTTCCCGATCGGCGACCGGCTCCTCGCCGGCCTCTTCACCCAGGGTCAGGAGGCGGAGCTGACCGTCCTCGACCCGGCCACCGGCCGCCGGATCGCCGACCTGGGGCGCTGGCGGGTGGCCGTCACCGATCCCACCCGGGAGCCGCTGTTCGGGCTGCACCGGCTGAAGGACAACCGGGAGCTGGTGGCGGAGCTGAACGTCGCCGCCGGCCAGGCCCGGGTGCTCGACGTGCTGCCCGGCTACTGGGACGACTGCGCCACCCGGGACCGGATCCTGGTCTGCCGCCGGCTGGACGGCACACTGGGCGTGTGGCGGCTCGGCCGCTGAGCGGTGGTGCCGTGGCACTAGGTTGTCGGGCAGGTCGCCCCGCGTCGGGTGGCGGCCGGCGCGGGAGGTCGGGATGCGGGTACTGGTGGTCGAGGACGAACGCAACCTCGCCGACGCGATCGCGCGCGGGCTGCGCAAGCGGGGCATGGCGGTGGACGTCGCGTACGACGGGGACACCGGCCACGAGGCCGCCTTCGTCACCCGCTACGACGTGGTGGTCCTCGACCGTGACCTGCCCGGCAGGCACGGCGACGAGATCTGCGCCGACCTGGTCGCCTCCGGCACGCTCACCCGGGTGCTGATGCTCACCGCCAGCGGCACCGTCGCCGACCGGGTGGAGGGCCTGCAGCTCGGCGCCGACGACTACCTGCCCAAACCGTTCGCCTTCGACGAGCTGGTGGCCCGGGTGCAGGCGCTCGGCCGGCGAGCCACCCCGGCCGCGCCCCCGGTGCTGGAGCTGGCCGACCTGTCGCTGGACCCGGCCCGCCGGGTGGTGACCCGCGCCGGTACGCCGGTCGACCTGACCAACAAGGAGTTCGGGGTGCTCTGCGAGCTGCTCAAGGCGCGCGGGGCGGTGGTCTCCAGCGAAGAGCTGCTGGAGCGGGTCTGGGACGCCAACACCGACCCGTTCACCACGATCGTCCGGGTCACCGTGATGACCCTGCGCAAGAAGCTGGGCGACCCGCCGTTGATCGAGACGGTGGTCGGCGCCGGTTACCGGGTCGCCGAGGTGGCCGCGTGAGGAGGTGGCGGCCGGGTGGCTGGGTGCGGCCGACCCTGCGGTTGCGGCTGACCCTGCTCAACGGGGTGCTGCTGGTCGGCGCCGGGGCGATCCTGCTGATCCTGGCCTGGCTGCTGGTCCGCGACGCGTTGCGCCCCACCGACGAACTGCTGCCCGGCACCACCGTGCTGCTCGCCGACGGCCGGTCCCTGGACGCCGCGCAGTGGCAGCGGCAGTTGGTCGACGCCGCCTCCCGGGAGCTGCTGGCCAAGGGGCTGGGCGCGCTGGTCGCGGTGGGCGTGGTCGGCGTCGTCGGGGCGTACGCGGTCGCCGGCCGGGCGCTGCGCCCGCTGCACCAGGTCACCGCCACCACCCAGCGGCTCGGCGAGGCCACCCTGGACCAGCGGATCGGCTGGTCGGGGGCGGACGACGAGGTGGCGGAGCTGGCGAAGACGTTCGACGCCATGCTGGACCGGCTGGCCGACTCGTTCGAGG
Protein-coding sequences here:
- a CDS encoding anhydro-N-acetylmuramic acid kinase produces the protein MKIVGLMSGTSYDGVDVVAAEFTRAGQTLRMRPLGHRELGYDDELRSAIGALLPPAATTIEAVCRLDNRLGEVFAEAAALGVELAGGQADAVVSPGQTVFHWVDAGTVRGTLQLGAPARLAARVGVPVLSDLRSADVAAGGQGAPLVPAFDALLLDAADGPRAALNLGGIANLTVVAPEAPVLGYDVGPANALLDAAARKLLDRPCDTDGARAAAGRVHPALLALLLAEPYYAAAPPKSTGKELFHAGYLDAKLAALGEPVAADDVLATLTELTAATVAAECDRHRVTEVVAAGGGVRNPTLTGRLAALGAGRWRLRTTDELGVPAQAKEAYAFALLGWLSWHGLPGALPSVTGAARAAVLGSWTPSGPSRAAEPPVPPRRLVVSG
- the dxs gene encoding 1-deoxy-D-xylulose-5-phosphate synthase, translated to MSVEEGTANHGRLLDTVRGPQDVKRMSGEQLDILAAEIRDFLIAKVSRTGGHVGPNLGVVELTLAMHRVFDSPRDRLLFDTGHQAYVHKIVTGRQGGFDKLRQRGGISGYPSQAESEHDLIENSHASTALSYADGLAKAYALRGEQRAVVAVVGDGALTGGMCWEALNNIATSGNPLVIVVNDNGRSYSPTIGGLADHLSSLRLNPGYEKVLDTVKDALGNTPFVGKPMYEVLHAVKKGIKDAVAPQAMFEDLGIKYVGPVDGHDVAAVESALRAAKNFGGPVIVHAVTRKGYGYRAAEEDEADRLHGPGGAFDIETGKLLAAPSVKWTHVFADELVAIADERPDVVGITAAMAEPTGIATLARKHPERVYDVGIAEQHAATSAAGLAMGGLHPVVAVYATFLNRAFDQVLLDVAMHKLPVTFVLDRAGITGPDGPSHYGIWDMSVFGVVPGLRIAAPRDAATLREELREAVAVDDGPTIVRFPTGAVAADLPALRRVGPVDVLAESARTDVLLVAVGSFGQLGMEVAARVAEQGYGVTVVDPRWVRPVPAELVELAAGHRLVVTVEDGVRVGGVGDALAQAMRDADVRVPLKDLGVPADWHPHGTRAQILTDLRLTAQDVARDVTGWVSGLDAQPIEPADQPDGAAAQN
- a CDS encoding glycosyltransferase family protein, with product MTSTDLRGESPPAVDARHVESHAVAATLVDATAPLGDLRPAPPTAPAPVEATPSPAPAPRPRRRPDRRDLAVYGLFLLTALWVTSRIWADPAGRVASLYSSDPAQVQFFLAHSVRVVLHGEFPFYTDQFNYPDGVNLMANTAILALGIPMVPVTLLFGPAVSFVTLVTLGLAGTAAAWYHVLSRHVLRHRPAALVAGWFCGFSPAMLAHANWHPNIISQFLLPFLVWRALVLTRTTRPVRDGALLALLVTVQAFINEEILLFTALGIGVFLLAMLAQQPARWRSAWRPLGAGLAVCAALAGALLAYPLYVQFAGPMAYHGLSDAVRDYGNDLAAFVTPGSATLGGNQRANANLAPNYSEENAFFGWGLTLIAVGIVVWLRREPLVRALAATGLFFAVLSLGERVSWWDRDLVTGPWQLLVRLPLLDAVVPTRFGMITSVVVGVLLALAVRRALALRLPDRRTVRTLTSAVLAVALLPIAPMPLQVVSRPAVPEFITSGRWRPYVGAEQTLVPVPVPSMGNTNGMRWAASANLDFKIPGGYFLAPRNGNTGDPGQFGGRPSGFGDLLQRVSKTGRADRLDERQRRRSLDELRHWRAAVLVLPVGQPNAEPLRRTVEQVAGPGRRELDVWVWDVRRLTEPRGPRPRATAR
- a CDS encoding outer membrane protein assembly factor BamB family protein; the protein is MTVIDLGELRDDPDEDRREPRPPRSVGRPLRLALVLALVLATVAGADAGRERLPALVPAPTGATPFLAAERLYVVEPGPDRQSPGTLVAYPLPAAGRRGPLRPAPLWRAGLPGRGEIFGALELAGTVVVTGTAVRDDTYLTAAFDRATGTLRWQQPGVAISGGRELLVQTGPAQGTTGTVRRVDPATGHALWSVPSSPDALHVGWRDDRVDRLVLVPTEGPVEVWDARSGRRLRAADLAPGALPQYQRAQIVDDLLLLLPDASTVIAYGLEKLDRRWQVDLPLVGYLTSCAALICALGQTGGIRALDRATGRTVWSDQRGQPVDERDGRLLVTEPGPPGAGPLRLVDAATGRVEADLGDWELVRRLRRDDPPVGVRRAGEDKVLVADLDLAAGAVGNLDVLVGATGDCQANPDVLLCSRDDGTFGLWQRER
- a CDS encoding outer membrane protein assembly factor BamB family protein, with amino-acid sequence MIELGELRHGDDDDPRPDPVRAAPPARAGRVLLVLLLVLLTAAGSAPDPVRREYVTLPGPQVSTFELADGRLFVADGPQSMRPTTEVVAYQVPEGRRLWRMPLVRGHRVLGLTVEAGTLLIASSPAGNGQPATTAVDVANGRVRWQRDGYPLFGREGTVLLQAGSGTDPGNLEAVGVTSGRVRWTRPWPTTGTTFEYGDPAGVGRFLQLDRRGRVQVYDARTGDLIVAGPIVPASHGFYDRVDTIGGLLLVEDGSGTVYAYGLDRLDARWRLRLPVEARDGWGYQDCGDVICLVTGESGAQVIDPATGRIRWSTDRADGLFPIGDRLLAGLFTQGQEAELTVLDPATGRRIADLGRWRVAVTDPTREPLFGLHRLKDNRELVAELNVAAGQARVLDVLPGYWDDCATRDRILVCRRLDGTLGVWRLGR
- a CDS encoding response regulator transcription factor, which produces MRVLVVEDERNLADAIARGLRKRGMAVDVAYDGDTGHEAAFVTRYDVVVLDRDLPGRHGDEICADLVASGTLTRVLMLTASGTVADRVEGLQLGADDYLPKPFAFDELVARVQALGRRATPAAPPVLELADLSLDPARRVVTRAGTPVDLTNKEFGVLCELLKARGAVVSSEELLERVWDANTDPFTTIVRVTVMTLRKKLGDPPLIETVVGAGYRVAEVAA